From Skermanella sp. TT6, a single genomic window includes:
- a CDS encoding polyprenyl synthetase family protein, which translates to MAVVTNLSLKRSNPDVNALDKLTDLVADDLKACNTLIIDRMQSPVELIPQLAGYIIAAGGKRLRPVLTLASARLCGYEGTRHQALAACVEFIHTATLLHDDVVDESDLRRGLASANAVFGNKASVLVGDFLFSRSFQLMVEDGSLEVLRILSHASAVIAEGEVLQLTTSNDTGTSEQAYLDVIRAKTAELFAAACQIGAVVASRPAVEGDALFAYGLNLGIAFQLVDDVLDYSALQARLGKTVGDDFREGKITLPVILAYRRGSDEDRAFWHRTVEEMEQGDGDLDRAIAMMNQLGTLRDTVERARHYGAIARDSLGIFPDGPEKRALLDVIDFVIDREF; encoded by the coding sequence TTGGCGGTCGTCACCAACCTCAGCCTGAAACGATCAAACCCCGACGTGAACGCACTCGATAAGCTGACGGACCTGGTCGCCGACGACCTCAAGGCCTGCAACACCCTGATCATCGACCGGATGCAGTCGCCGGTCGAGCTGATCCCGCAACTCGCCGGATACATCATCGCGGCGGGCGGGAAGCGGCTCCGCCCGGTGCTGACGCTCGCCTCGGCCCGGCTGTGCGGCTACGAGGGGACCCGGCACCAGGCGCTCGCCGCCTGCGTCGAGTTCATCCACACCGCCACCCTGCTCCACGACGACGTGGTGGACGAGAGCGACCTGCGCCGGGGACTGGCGTCCGCCAACGCGGTGTTCGGCAACAAGGCGAGCGTTCTGGTCGGGGACTTCCTGTTCAGCCGCTCCTTCCAGCTGATGGTCGAGGACGGCTCGCTCGAGGTGCTGCGCATCCTGTCCCACGCCTCCGCGGTCATCGCGGAGGGCGAGGTGCTCCAGCTCACCACCTCCAACGACACCGGCACCAGCGAGCAGGCCTACCTGGACGTCATCCGCGCCAAGACGGCGGAGCTGTTCGCCGCCGCCTGCCAGATCGGCGCGGTGGTGGCGTCGCGCCCGGCGGTGGAGGGCGACGCCCTGTTCGCCTACGGGCTCAACCTCGGCATCGCGTTCCAGCTGGTCGACGACGTGCTGGACTATTCGGCCCTGCAGGCCCGGCTGGGCAAGACGGTCGGCGACGATTTCCGCGAGGGCAAGATCACCCTGCCGGTGATCCTGGCCTACCGCCGCGGCAGCGACGAGGACCGTGCCTTCTGGCACCGCACCGTCGAGGAGATGGAGCAGGGCGACGGCGACCTGGACCGCGCCATCGCGATGATGAACCAGCTCGGAACGCTGCGCGACACCGTGGAGCGCGCCCGGCACTACGGCGCCATCGCCCGCGACTCCCTCGGCATCTTCCCCGACGGGCCGGAGAAGCGCGCCCTGCTGGACGTCATCGACTTCGTGATCGACCGGGAGTTCTG